One genomic segment of Fundulus heteroclitus isolate FHET01 chromosome 10, MU-UCD_Fhet_4.1, whole genome shotgun sequence includes these proteins:
- the wnt3 gene encoding proto-oncogene Wnt-3 isoform X1: MDLYLIGYLLCVWLSSSRVLGGYPIWWSLALGQQYSSLGSQPILCGSIPGLVPKQLRFCRNYIEIMPSVAEGVKLGIQECQHQFRGRRWNCTTIKDNLAIFGPVLDKATRESAFVHAIASAGVAFAVTRSCAEGTSTMCGCDSHHKGPPGEGWKWGGCSEDAEFGVLVSREFADARENRPDARSAMNRHNNEAGRTTILDHMHLRCKCHGLSGSCEVKTCWWAQPDFRTLGDYLKDKYDSASEMVVEKHRESRGWVETLRVKYAFFKHPTERDLVYYEGSPNFCEPNPETGSFGTRDRVCNVSSHGIEGCDLLCCGRGHNTRTEKRKEKCHCIFHWCCYVSCQECVRVYDVHTCK; encoded by the exons ATGGATTTGTATCTGATTGGATATTTGCTGTGTGTATGGTTGTCCAGCTCACGGGTGCTCGGAGGCTATCCCATCTGGTG GTCGCTGGCTCTGGGACAGCAGTACTCGTCTCTGGGCTCCCAACCCATCCTGTGTGGCTCCATCCCCGGCCTGGTGCCCAAGCAGCTTCGCTTCTGTCGTAACTACATCGAGATCATGCCCAGTGTTGCTGAGGGTGTCAAACTGGGTATCCAGGAATGTCAGCACCAGTTCAGGGGCCGCCGATGGAACTGCACCACCATCAAGGACAACCTGGCCATCTTCGGACCGGTGCTGGATAAAG CTACAAGAGAGTCTGCGTTCGTCCACGCCATAGCCTCTGCCGGCGTTGCCTTTGCAGTGACGCGATCCTGCGCCGAGGGCACGTCCACCATGTGCGGCTGCGACTCCCACCACAAGGGGCCACCGGGCGAGGGCTGGAAGTGGGGCGGCTGCAGCGAGGATGCAGAGTTTGGGGTGCTGGTGTCGAGGGAGTTTGCAGACGCCAGAGAGAACAGACCGGACGCTCGCTCTGCAATGAACCGGCACAACAATGAGGCTGGACGCACA ACCATCCTCGACCATATGCATCTGCGCTGTAAATGCCACGGCCTCTCTGGAAGCTGCGAGgtgaagacgtgttggtgggcgCAGCCAGATTTCCGCACATTGGGCGACTACCTGAAGGACAAGTACGACAGCGCTTCAGAGATGGTGGTGGAGAAGCACCGCGAGTCCCGGGGTTGGGTGGAGACCCTACGAGTGAAGTATGCCTTCTTCAAGCACCCCACCGAGCGTGACCTGGTTTACTATGAAGGCTCACCCAACTTCTGCGAGCCCAATCCGGAAACAGGATCGTTCGGGACGCGCGACCGCGTCTGCAACGTGTCGTCACACGGCATCGAGGGATGCGACCTCCTATGCTGCGGCCGTGGCCACAACACCCGGACTGAGAAGCGCAAGGAGAAGTGCCACTGCATCTTCCACTGGTGCTGCTACGTCAGCTGCCAGGAGTGCGTACGTGTCTATGACGTGCATACGTGCAAATAA
- the wnt3 gene encoding proto-oncogene Wnt-3 isoform X2 produces MPSVAEGVKLGIQECQHQFRGRRWNCTTIKDNLAIFGPVLDKATRESAFVHAIASAGVAFAVTRSCAEGTSTMCGCDSHHKGPPGEGWKWGGCSEDAEFGVLVSREFADARENRPDARSAMNRHNNEAGRTTILDHMHLRCKCHGLSGSCEVKTCWWAQPDFRTLGDYLKDKYDSASEMVVEKHRESRGWVETLRVKYAFFKHPTERDLVYYEGSPNFCEPNPETGSFGTRDRVCNVSSHGIEGCDLLCCGRGHNTRTEKRKEKCHCIFHWCCYVSCQECVRVYDVHTCK; encoded by the exons ATGCCCAGTGTTGCTGAGGGTGTCAAACTGGGTATCCAGGAATGTCAGCACCAGTTCAGGGGCCGCCGATGGAACTGCACCACCATCAAGGACAACCTGGCCATCTTCGGACCGGTGCTGGATAAAG CTACAAGAGAGTCTGCGTTCGTCCACGCCATAGCCTCTGCCGGCGTTGCCTTTGCAGTGACGCGATCCTGCGCCGAGGGCACGTCCACCATGTGCGGCTGCGACTCCCACCACAAGGGGCCACCGGGCGAGGGCTGGAAGTGGGGCGGCTGCAGCGAGGATGCAGAGTTTGGGGTGCTGGTGTCGAGGGAGTTTGCAGACGCCAGAGAGAACAGACCGGACGCTCGCTCTGCAATGAACCGGCACAACAATGAGGCTGGACGCACA ACCATCCTCGACCATATGCATCTGCGCTGTAAATGCCACGGCCTCTCTGGAAGCTGCGAGgtgaagacgtgttggtgggcgCAGCCAGATTTCCGCACATTGGGCGACTACCTGAAGGACAAGTACGACAGCGCTTCAGAGATGGTGGTGGAGAAGCACCGCGAGTCCCGGGGTTGGGTGGAGACCCTACGAGTGAAGTATGCCTTCTTCAAGCACCCCACCGAGCGTGACCTGGTTTACTATGAAGGCTCACCCAACTTCTGCGAGCCCAATCCGGAAACAGGATCGTTCGGGACGCGCGACCGCGTCTGCAACGTGTCGTCACACGGCATCGAGGGATGCGACCTCCTATGCTGCGGCCGTGGCCACAACACCCGGACTGAGAAGCGCAAGGAGAAGTGCCACTGCATCTTCCACTGGTGCTGCTACGTCAGCTGCCAGGAGTGCGTACGTGTCTATGACGTGCATACGTGCAAATAA